The nucleotide window CGATTGTTTACTCATCCCATCCTGCAATTATGAAGATCTTGCAGATTCCCAAATTGTATTGATTTCTGCAGGTGCTCCAAGGCATGAGGGGATGAGCAGAAGGGATTTGGCTTTCATAAATGGACAAATTGTATCAAACTATGCCAGACAAGTAGCTAAATATGCTCCAGATGCCATTATCGTAGTTGCAACAAATCCTGTGGATGTAATGACCACAATTGCTTTGGACGCTTCAGGTTTCGATAGGGACAGGGTCATTGGTGTAGGAAACCACTTGGATTCCTTAAGACTCAAAAATTACTTTGCAAGAAGATTGAACATCAACAGCAGTGAAATCCATACAAGGGTTATCGGTGAGCATGGTGACAATATGGTTCCTCTTTTAAGTTCAACCACCATTGGAGGTATTCCTCTGAAATACTTTATTAGAGAGGTGGAATTGGACATTAAGGAGATCATTCATACTCTAAGAAATGCGGGAAATACAATCATTTCAAAGAAGGGTGCTACTGAATATGGTCCTGCCTATGCTATTTCTAATTTGATTATTACATTGATTACAAACTCCCATAAGATCTTGACTGTAAGCTTATACTTAGATGGTGAAATTGCTGGTGTCAATGGAGTTTCATTAGGTGTTCCTTCTGTTTTATCCAAAAAAGGAAATGCAATGATTGTTCCTATTCATATGAGTGATTATGAGACTAAAAAGTTCCAAGCTGCTGCCGAACAGATTAGAAAGCTTACAGAAGAAGTCAGAGAAAGTCTAAAAGAATATAAATAAGCTTATTTTTCTTATTTTTTTACTATTTTTTACTATTAATTTTTCTTAATTTTTAAACATTTTTACCTAATTTTTAAATATTTTGCCTATTTTTAAATATTAACCTAATTTTAATTAGCTATTTTACTCCAATAATGTTTTTTAAGTAAGGAACATTGCTGAATAGATATAAAAATCCCATTGGAACAAATAGGGTAACTAAAAGCAATATGATTGTCCAAAGATTGTAAGGCATTGTATTTTCAAAGATTTCAATTGTAACGGACAGGACTGCTACATGGACCAGATAGATTCCATAGTTGTACTGAGCCACTTTTGTAATGAAATCCCTTATAATTCCTTTTGGATTTAAATTAATGTTCTTAAACAATAGGAAGACTCCTGCTGCATTCAATGCCATGAATAGTGCATATCTGTCAAATCTGTAGATTAATGTTGTGCTGGAGAATAGGTATGAACATACCATCATGGATCCAATTGAAAAGAATATTAACAGTATTGCAAAGTATTTTTTGTTCAATAATTCCCTTTCAGTATATCTAAGGTAATATCCAAGGACAACAAGTCCGATAGGGCTTGTAAAGTAGCTAAGCTTTATTGGAAACGGCATCTTTAATGTAAAGTCAAATATGCATGTTATTAGCCAGAAAAACAGGAAATATTCCAATTCATTATTTTCTGAATGCTGTATCCATTTATTGAAAACAGGCATGATCAGGTATGTTCCAAGTATCATCCAAAAGAACCAATCCTGATAGAAATAGTTGTTTTTGCCTAATGCCCCTAATGTAATCAAGCTAAAAAATCCACTTATTTTCAACGGATGTATGAAAGAATTGATGAAAACCAGACAAATTGATAGGAAGAATAACCAAAAGAGGAATGGGTAGATTATTCTTGGCAATCTCTTTGATAAGAATGACTTTATTGTCCAGTCCCTGCCTAATGACAAGGCTCCAGAGAGCATTAGAAATAGCGGAACTCCTACTCTGAAGAAATTAATTATAAATGAGCAGACAAACCAGTTCAAGCTTGGAATTGCACCATAATCTGCAACTATCAAATGTCTGGTGCCTCCATCAAAAACATGGACTAAAATTACTGAAATGATTGCCAATGCCCTCAAAGCATCAAAATAGAAGATATGCTTTTCATTTTATCAAATAAAAATTTTTTCTGTTTGATTTATTTTTAAAATCCAATCAATAATGTTTAATGGATATATTAAATTATTAAAAAAAGAAAATAAAGTTTATAATTGATTATAAATTATAAACTTCTTCTGCAGGCACTAATGGTATTTTATAAGCATTTAAAATTGATACCAATTCATCCAAATCTTTGGACTGTAATAAAAGAATAGCTTTTTCAGACTTTTCATGAGTAAATGCATAAAGGTATTCAAGGTCTATTCCCTCATCTTTCAAGATTTTTAGGATTGATGAAAGTCCGCCCGGAGTGTCATCTAGTTCCGCTCCAATGATTGGGGTGTTTTTAACGATGTAATCATTGCTTTCCAAAATTTCCTTTGCTTTTATAGGGTCTTGAACTACCAATCTTAAAATACCAAATTCAGTTGTGTCTGCTAAGAATAATGCTCTGATGTTTATGTCATTTTGAGCAAGCAAATCTAAAACATGATACAATTTCCCCATTTTATTTTCTAAAAATATAGATAGTTGTGTTATCTTATACATATTGTCTCCCCTGATTAATGTAAATTACGTTTGTCAATTACTCTTTGTATTTTGCCTTTTGTGCTTCTTGGAATGCTTTTTGGTGCAACTAGGCTAACGTTAACTGCGATTCCAATCTCATTTTGAATGTATTCGCCGATTTTACGCTTTACACCGATCATCTCTTTAATGTCATCTGAGAAGAGAGATTCAGAAGCTTCAACCTTGATTTCAATTTCATCCATTATGTCCGGACGGGTAACGATGATTTGGTAGTGAGGCTCGATGTCACTGACCTTAAGAAGTGCCTTTTCGATTTGTGATGGGAATACAGCAACTCCCTTAACCTTGATCATGTCATCAGATCTTCCAGTGATCCTTTCCATTCTTGCAAGGGTCCTTCCACATGCACAAGTGTCATAGTGAAGTGCAGTGAGGTCTTTTGTTCTGAATCTGATTATAGGCATGCTTTCCCTTTCAAGGTTGGTCAATACCAATTCTCCGTGAGTGCCTTCAGGCAAGGTGTTTCCAGTATTCGGGTCAATGATTTCAGGATAGAAGAAATCCTCCGCAATGTGCAAACCGTTCTGTGCAGGACATTCCATACCTACACCTGGACCCATCAATTCGGTAAGTCCGTAGATATTGTAAGCCTTGGTCTTGAATGTGTCTTCGATTCTCTCTCTCATTTCAGCTGTCCACATTTCAGCTCCAAAACCAATTGCCTTAAGGCCGAGTTTTTCAAAGTCTATTCCTTCCTCTTTAGCCACTTCTCCAAGGTATATGCCATAGGAAGGGGTGAAAATAAGGCAGGTAGTTCCAAAGTCTGCCATGATTTCGACTTGCCTTCTTGTTTGGCCGGTTGAAATAGGGATGATTGTTGCCCCTAATCTATGAGCCCCATAGTGAACACCGAATCCTCCTGTAAACAATCCGTAACCATGAGTGTTCTGTATGATATCGTCTTCATCAAGACCCATCATGGTAAGTCCTCTTGCAACGATTTCTCCCCAATTGTCAATGTCTCCTTGGGTGTATCCGCTTACAACAGGCTTTCCAGTAGTTCCAGAAGAGGAGTGTACCTCTATGATTTCCTTTTTATCAACTGCAAACATTCCAAATGGATAACATGCTCTTAAATCATCTTTAGTAAGGAATGGCAACTTTTCAATATCCTTTAAGGTTTCTATGTCTTCAGGGAAAACATTTGCTTGAGTGTACTTTTCGGTATAAAATGGGATCTTGTCAAATGCCCTTTTTACAGTAGCTTGCAACTTCTTCAATTGAAGTTCAAAAATGTCTTCTCTTGACATGCATTCAATTTCTTCATTCCACATATTCTAACCTTTTTGTTTCTGTGTAATTTTAGTAATTTTTATAATTGCAATATCTAATTCTATTATGTATTAATTTCTATAAATATTTTATATCAATCCTAAATTTTTCATATATTCAATGCTTTTTTCGATTGAATCTATAGAATATAACTCCAACATATAGATGCCATCATAGTTATTCTTAATAAAAATATCAAAGAACTCATTTACTGGAAAAGTCCCTTCACCTAATGTACGATGTGTGTCACCATCACCAAGATTATCATGGACATGTATGTGTTTAATGGAGTTGAAGTAAATTTCATCTGGAGTGAACCCTGCAGTATGGGCATGACCAATATCTAAAGTCATTGGAAGCTCAAGTTCTGTCAATGTTTCGTTCAATAAGTTCACATCATGATACATGAACCCTTCTATATGAGGTAAGTTCTCAATGCATGCATTGGCGCCATTGTCTTTTGCATAATCACCAATGTCCTTTAGGGAATCCTTAGCTATTTCATAGATTATATCTTCCTTGCCTCTACCACTGAATGACACTATTCCTGGATGAACAACTACAATGTCACTATCAATCATATTTGCCAAGTCAATTGACCTTTTGATTTCATTAACTGATAGTTTTGCTAATGCTGAATTCAGTGAAGCGATGTTCAGGTCAATGAATGGGGAGTGGATTGTATATTCCAAGGAATATGAGTTGATCATATCAATCATCTCTTCATCATCATTCAATTCTCTATATGGGTAATCATGCAATATTTCTACATATTCTATGCATTTGCTGCTATCGAAGTATTCCAATGCCTCTTCCATTGTAATGTTCTCTGTAGCCAACATTGAAGCTCCTATTTTCATATTTTGCCTCTTTTTCATTATTTAATAAATATAATTATCTTAGATTGATATAATGGTTTATAGAAGTTATTCCACTATCAATCTCTAACTCTTGCAATAACTCTTAATCCCTTATCCAAACCATCTATGATTTCTTCAGTCAAGTCAAGGTTCTTATGAAGCTTTACATAACCTCTTTTGCCTACAGTTGCTGTAAATAGGTATTTGTCCTCTAAAAGAATGTCAAAAGCACTGCCGACATATTTTTTGCCGATAGGCAATACGATATGGTCCTTTCTTATTTCAGGATAGAGCTCAAAGACTTCATAGTAGAATTCAGAGGTTTCTCCTTCTTCATAATCATCAAATTCATCTGACTCTTCGCTTAAGTCATAGTAATTGTCATTGCTGTAATCCTTTTTGCCTTCATCGATGAGGTAATTATCAATATTGTCATTATACTCTTTCAATTGGGACTTTTTGGACTTCTTATGCTTGTCTTTCTTAGCCTTTTTGGATTTGGACTTCCCGGATTTTTTTGAAAGTCTTTCAGCAAAACTGTCAGGTGCCTTTTCAAGAGGTTCAACATTCATGCTGATTCCAATCTCATTTTCAAGTTCAGCTATTCTTTTACCTCCTTTTCCAATGATTTTAGGAATGTATTTCTCGGTTATGTAAATGTTTACTCTCCTATCGCTTTCCATGCTCACTTCAATGGCTGCCTTTGGAGTTATCCTTTTCATGGTTCTTAGGATTTCCCTTTCCGCTATCATTTGGACAGGAGTCTTTTCCTGATTCATCTTTGCCTTTTTGGACTGTTCCACCATTCCAATATCCATTACGATAGTCTGTTCACCATAAGTGTAAATCTCGTTGACTAATGTTCCTGTTTCAAAGTCCCTTACTTCAATTACAGGTCTTGCAAGATCTCTTTCTTCCATTCCACTTGGAACCTTTACAGTAAGCTTGTTTTCATAAATGGCTGATATTTCACCGTCTTCAATATAGATTGTAGTGTCTACGATTGATGGAATTGTACCTAAGTCAACTCTGCTTGCAATCCTTTGAATTGCATCGATAGGCCTTGTTGCATGAACAACACCAATCATTCCGACACCTGCAAGTCTCATATCTGCAAATATCTTGAAGTCATGGTTCTTTCTAAGCTCATCGTAAATTGTGAAGTCAGGCCTTACTAACAATAATATGTCTGCAGTGTTCTCCATATCCCCTTCAAGAGGTGCATATTGGGTAATTGTGTCTCCAACCTGCAAGTCTCTTGGAGATTCCATTGTTTTGACCACTTTGTTTAGGTATTCATCATAGAATTTAGCTATTGCCTGTGCAAATGTACTTTTTCCTGCTCCAGGTGAACCTGAAATGAGTATTCCCCTTGCACTGTTTGTTAGCCTTTCAATCAATTGACTTGATAAGTGGTATTGGTCAAGTGAGACTTCAGCAACAGGCCTTACAGCAGTTATTTCCAGCGCTTCTGAGAAAGGAGGTCTTGCTATTGATATCCTAAGGTCTCTGGATTGCACTACAATTGCACCTTGCTTGTCCACTTCAAGGTATGTTTTTGCATCATACCTTTCCTTTTCAAGGATTTCCTCTGCAATAGCTTCCAACTGCTTGTATGTGAATTTTTCATCTGCGAGCTTCACAAGTTCAATATGTCCTGGCTTTCCCTTTTTAGCCATAGGAACAACATTTTCCTTTAAATGAACACTCATTGTGTCATCATCAAAGAATTTGGCTATTTTCAAGTCTATTGCACCTTTATATTCCTGTGCATAGTATATGGTAGGAATTCCCTGCGCTTCAGCAGTTTTCGCTTGGATTTTATCGCTTGTTAAGAGTAATGCTAGTTCATCTTTAGCAACATCCCGGATTAATCCGTCTATTTCTCCAAGCTTTGCATTGTCCTTTTCAAATTTGGTAGGTCTTCTGCCGGTTATTTTGATTGATATTTCACCGATTTCAGCTAAATCCTGAAGTTTCTTTACATTCTTAAGGCCTCTGATGCCAGTTGGTCTTTGATTGTTAGCTTGATGTTCAAGTTCTGAGATTACAGCTTCCGGTATGATTATTTCAGGATAGTTCAATTCCTTTTCCTTAATGATCTTTTCCACATTTCCTTCAATGATTGCACTTGTATCCGGAACAATCCTTTTTATTTCATCATTCAATTCATCTTCATCATTATAATCGCTATTGTATTCATACTCATTAAAATTCATATTTTCACCTCCTTTGAGGTTTGATTAATTCAATAATTCTCATTTTAATAATCTTTTTATAGAGAGAATAATTTTATTATAAAATATTTTAACGATTTTCCTAATTTTATCTGTACATTTCCTTTGGATCAAATAATCTTTCAGAGATTATTTCAATATCATCATCGGTAAGATTGTCAATGTCAATATTCTCCTTATCAATATCTATTTGCCTAAAGAAGCATGATCTGTATCCTTCATGGCATGCTGCACCTATTTGCTCAACCTTCATTATGATTGCATCTGCATCACAGTCAATGTACATTTCCTTAACAGTCTGCACATTTCCAGAGTTTTCTCCCTTTAGCCATTGCTTTTTTCTTGAAGTAGAGTAGTAATGAGCCTTTTTGGTCTTCAAGGTTTGCTCTACCGCTTCCTTATTCATGAAAGCCACCATTAACACTTCATTAGTTTCATAGTCTTGGGCGATTCCAATCACCAGGTCTTCTCCACCCATATTGAGTCTGAAATTTAATTCCATTTTTTCACCTTTTTTTTAGACATGGATTCTTAACTACTGAATTCAATTGCGGTTTTTATGAAAGGGGCAACTTCATTTATTGGCATTTGCCCTTGCTCTCCAGTTTTCATATTCTTGACTGTTACTTTTCCATCTTCAAGGTCACGTTCTCCAACAAGAACCGCATATTTCACTCCAATCTTATTTGCATAAGCTAAAATCTTCTTGAATTTCTTTCTGGACAAGTCAACTTCAGTAGCGATATTGTCTTTTCTAAGAGTTTGCGCAATCTTAAAGGCTTCATGTCTTGTAGAGTCTGAAATAGCTGCAACATATGTGCTTACAATAGGTTCAAGTTCCATTTTGCCGTTCAATTCCTCGATTGCATTCATCAATCTGTCAAAACCTAATGCAAATCCAGTGGAGACAACGTCTTCTCCACCGAATAGTTTAACGAGATTGTAAGTTCCTCCACCGCATACTTGCTTTTGTGCACCAAGACCTTCCACATATACCTCAAACACTATTCCAGTATAATAGTCAAGTCCTCTAGCTACACCAAGATTTAACTTGTAATTGAACACTTGGAAACTTTCAAGAGTCTTTACAAGTTCCTTGAATTCTTCAAGGGCCTCTTTGGTTTCTTCGTAAGGAGACACTAGTTCATCTATGGCTTCAATTATTGAAGAGTCACCAACCATATCCATCAATTTGAACAATACCTCATTGAGTTCTGGCTTGTCCTTGATGATAGGATTGTCTCCAACAAGGGATTCTTTCAATAGCTCTTTGTCACCCTTATCGATAACAACCATAATCTCTCTTTGTGTAGCTGTATCAATATCAAAGTGATTGAATAATCCTCTGATTATTCCTAAGTGATTTACATTGAATTCTGCAGTAGTGATTCCAAGCTTTTCTATTGCATCGTTGCACATGGCTATCACTTCAGCTTCACCTTCAGGGGTCTTTGCACCAATCAATTCACATCCGAATTGCCAGAACTGTCTGAATCTACCTTTTTGAGGTCTTTCATATCTGAAACAGCTTCCATAGTAGTAAATCTTGATTGGCTTGGATGTCTTTTGAAGCTCATTCAAGTATAATCTTGCAATAGGGGCAGTGATTTCAGGTCTTAAGGCAAGGTCTCTGTCTCCCTTGTCCTTAAAGTTATATAATTGATCTACAATTTCCTCTCCTGATTTAGTGGTGAATAGTTTTAAGTCTTCAAATAAAGGTGTTTGAACTTCACAAAAACCATAGTTTTCAAATACATTTCTTAAAATGTCTTCAGCGTGTTTCCTTTGTCTCATTTCTTCAAAAAGGAAGTCTCTTGTTCCCCTTGGTCTTTCAAATTCCATTATTGATTCTCCAATGTTTTTAAGTAATTTTTATCAGATTAATTTTTCGTAAAATGTTTTTTATAGTTAATCATTTAACAATATTATATTTAATATTTATTTTATATAATATTTTTTAAATTATTATATGCTCTTTTTTTATTTTAAACTCTTTTTTCTCTTTTTTTATAAAATTTCTAGTAATTTTTTTAGAGTTTTTAATTATTTATTATCTTTACCACTTTAAAAATAATTTTTTTAGAGTTTTTAATCATTTATTCTCTAAAACGCTTTTAAAAAATAATTAAACTAAATATATTGAAATCTCATATTATTGATTAAAAAAGTATATGATTTTATAATAAATTATTTTTGATAATACATAAAACTTTAAATGATAAAATACTATAAATTATTATAAAAAATTAAGTGTGAATTATGTTTGAAGAATTGCATGAACTCTTAGAGGATAAAAGGATTTCAAAGAATGGGCTGTTGGCTATTTTAAAGGAAAAGGCTCAAAAGATATCTGTTTTCGATTTGATGGATGCCCATCAGTATATACTTCAGGATGTGGCGTTTGTACAGGATAAATATCAGGATGACTTCCGTCAAGCTTATGTTAAGCAATTCATTGGTCATATAAACAATATTAAAAATGACAATACAGATTATGACAGCAGGGGCAAAAAGGAGAGAATTGATAAAAAACAGTTTGAAAAATCATTAGAGGATTTGCATAATGTTTATGATGGCGTGAACTTTGACAAGGATAAGGTACAGCTTATTTACTGTTTGGTTTCTTTATATGCCACTTTTATATTGGAGGAACCTATTCATTCACTGGACACTCCTTTCCCAGGCAATTTGAAGATTAAGAAGTTAGGTAAGTTTTATTATTGTCCTGTCAAGGCAACTCAAAAGAATACTGAAGGGGCAGTTTGCAATATCTGCATTTCACGTGAGATCGATTATGATCCAGAGTTAAATGCCAGCAGTTAGGGATTATTTTTTTAAAAATAAGTATTTTATAGTCATATAATATTAACATGTTGTGATAGGATGTTTGAAAAATTTAATGTGTTGATAGATGAAGATGATAAGATATCAAAGGATGATCTTATGATTGTCTTAAAGGAAGAGCTTACTGATGTTTCTGTTTTTGATATGATGATCATATCTGCTGAAATCATTGAAAACAACAAATATGTTCAGGAATCCTATCAGGAAAAAAGCAAAAAGATTTACATAGACTTTTTCTTAAACAGAGTCAAGGAAATAAGAAGCAATGATACTGTTTATAATGATTATTTCAATAGGGATGACTTTGTAGAAAAATTAAACAAATTAAAAGATATTTACAAACTTGTTTCTAAAGACAGAAAAAACAAAAGTCCAATTATTGATTTGGTGGTATGCCTTTACACTACATTTGTGCTTGATGAGCCTATTCATCCTATTGGAACTCCTTTCCCTGGCTCATTAGAGGTTATAATGGAAAATGGAGTTTATTATTGTCCGGTTAAAGAGGCCAATATTGATACTCCAAATTCTGTATGCAGACTTTGTATAGCTGAACAGTTGGATTTTTAATTAATAGTATGCAGACTTTGTATAGCTGAACAGTTGGATTTTTAATTAATATTATTGGAATTTTTATAATTATAAAATTATTAAGTTTTTAAAATAGTGATACTATGGTAGATGGAAAAACAAGGATTTTGGGAGTTATTGGAGATCCTATTGAACACACTTTCTCTCCAGCAATGCAAAATGCTGGACTTGATGCTTTAAACTTAAATTACATTTATCTTCCATTTCATGTCAAACCAAATGGATTGAAAGAATGCATTGAAGGTGCAAAGGCTATGGGCATACAAGGTTTGAATGTTACAATACCACATAAAACCAATGTCATGAAACACCTTGATGAAATCGATCAAGTAGCTTCAATGATTGGTGCAGTAAATACTATTCAATTCATTTCTGATGAAAATAATGAATCCAATCAAAATAATGAAATCAATGTTACAACAAAAGGATTCAACACTGATGGATATGGATGTCTCCGTGCAATTAATGAAAAAACTTCAATAAATAAGAAAAAAGTTACTATCACGGGTGCAGGTGGAGCAGCAAGGGCAGTTGCATTTCAGATAGCAAGCAGTGGAATTGATGAGTTGTCAATATTGAATCGTAATTTCACCAAAGCGGAATCACTTGCAAATGATTTAAGATCCAATTTAAGCAATGCAGGAATTGATATTAGTATAAATAGCTGTGAAATGGATTATCTGAAAAAAGAATTGGACAGTTCAGACATATTTATAGACACAACACCTATTGGAATGTATCCTAATGTGAATGATAAGCCAATAGCAAGTGCAGATATGCTTCATGAGGGTCTTGTTGTAAATGATATAGTTTACACTCCTATGGAAACATCCTTGATAAAAGAGGCTAAAAAAGCCAATGCACAAGTTGTTTATGGATATGAGATGCTCTTGTATCAGGGAATCAGAAGCTTTGAGATATGGTTAGGTAGAGATGCTCCAGCAGATGTGATGGAAAAGGCATTATTGGATGTTTTAGGTATTTAAGTTTAATTTTTATTTTAATTTTTTTTTTAGTGATAATATGGATGATTTTCTATCAAGTTTTGTTTTGAATGAGGAAAAAAAGGAACTTTCTGATTCAAAGAAGGATGTCATGAAGTTCTTAAAGCAAATAGGTGTTGATACCCGTTTTGTCAGTTTCTTTGATGATGGTGGAGACATTAAGCTTTATATAGAAAATCTCCGCTTTTCAAAGTTTTCCAAAAAAAGAAGAGAAACATTCAACAGGCATTATCCTGATATGATGGTTGTAAGATCATCTCTTTTTCAAAAGATCTGTTCAAGGTCTTCAAAGACATTGGCAGAGTCATTAAGTCCTAAGGAAAGGATTCTCATTCCAAGAATGGATAATGATTACAACAAGTTTTTATACATAGTGATTGAGCCTTATTCAAGAAAATATGGCATAAGATTCATTGAATATGATGAAAACATCAGTGCAGATGGCTTTGATTCTGTCATTTCTCCATTGAACCTGAATCAGGAAGTGAATCATATCCTGAATGATATCTTTGATGGAAAGGGAATCGAATGGGATAGGAAATTGGACTTATCCAATATTTATGATTTTGACTTAAAGGATAAGGACATCATATTTCCATTTATCAATGTTCCACAAGAGTGGATAAATGACTTTTTAGGAATTGAAAAGGAATATGAAATAGACTATGAAAACGAAGACATTGCAGAGTCATTCATGGGATTCCTAACTGAGATCAATCCTCAATTCAAGGAAAATGTATTGGCGGCATCTTCATTTTTGGAAAGTCATCAAAAGTAATAAAATTTTAAATAATGGAAAAATATTAAACATAGTTAAATAGAATAAAAAATATATATCGAATTAATTAATTATTTAATAATATTTTGTGATTATATTTGAGGTTTTAATATGGCAAATGAAATTACTGCAGAATTAAATGATGAGCAATTTGAAAGATATCAAATCATGCAAGAGAATGAATTGAGCATTGGTGAAGCTATAGACTTGATTTTCTATTTGCGTGACCATTATGGAGTCCGCAATGATCAGCTTCTTGAAGAAAGGCTTGAACAGTTAATCCTCAGAAAATCAGAATTAGAATCCGAGATGGAAAACTCGGATAAGGATTTATCTTCAGATTTATCTAAGATTGCTGCTGAAATGGATATCCTTGAAAAATTAAAAGACACTACATATGACTTTGAAGCTAAAGAGGAAATCCTTGAAAAAGAATATGCTGCTATTGATGAAACTTATGAAATGAAGGTTCAAGCACATAAGCGTGGAATCAAATGGGGTAAATTCTTCAATAGCATTTTATGATTTCAGTTTTTTATCCTTTTTTCTTTTTTTATTTTTACTTTTTTTAAAATTTACACTTTTTTAATATATTTATCTTAAAGCCTTTATTTTGCTTATTTTTTGATTTAAACTATTTTAAACACTTTTTTAATATATTTGTACAATAGCAAAATTCTTTAAATTTTTTCAGATTTTAGATTCATAAGATAACTTTTATATAATAAATTAAACTAATATTTTATTGAGTAGTTATTATGGACTTTCTTATAAAAAAATTATAAGAAATTCCAATCAAAATCAAATTATTAAATTTATTAGGAGTGGATTTGTCTGACAAAATATATTATAATTACTGGTGGAGTAGTTAGTTCCATTGGAAAAGGAATTACCTCTGCATCCATTGGCCGTATATTACGTTCCTACGGCTTGAAGGTTGCAGCTATTAAGATTGACCCATATTTAAACTGGGATTCTGGTACTTTAAACCCATACCAACATGGAGAAGTGTTTGTAACTTATGACGGTATGGAAACTGATCTTGATTTAGGTCACTATGAAAGGTTCTTGGACATAGAGCTTCCAGGAATATCCAACATCACTACCGGAAAGGTCTATCAATCAGTTATTTCCAAAGAAAGAAAAGGTGATTTCTTAGGAGCTTGTGTTCAAATTATCCCTCATATCACCAATGAAATCAAGGAAATGGTACGTGAAATCTCCGCTAAGAATGACTATGATGTCGTTCTTGTTGAATTGGGCGGTACCGTGGGGGATATTGAAAGCCAACCATTCCTCGAAGCGTTAAGACAATTGAGAAACGAGGAAGGCTCTGAAAACGTTATGTTTGTACATGTAACATTCGTTCCTTACTTGGAAGCTGCTGGCGAATTCAAGACAAAACCAACTCAACACTCTTCAAAAGAACTT belongs to Methanobrevibacter ruminantium and includes:
- a CDS encoding DUF2115 family protein; protein product: MFEKFNVLIDEDDKISKDDLMIVLKEELTDVSVFDMMIISAEIIENNKYVQESYQEKSKKIYIDFFLNRVKEIRSNDTVYNDYFNRDDFVEKLNKLKDIYKLVSKDRKNKSPIIDLVVCLYTTFVLDEPIHPIGTPFPGSLEVIMENGVYYCPVKEANIDTPNSVCRLCIAEQLDF
- the hisI gene encoding phosphoribosyl-AMP cyclohydrolase — encoded protein: MELNFRLNMGGEDLVIGIAQDYETNEVLMVAFMNKEAVEQTLKTKKAHYYSTSRKKQWLKGENSGNVQTVKEMYIDCDADAIIMKVEQIGAACHEGYRSCFFRQIDIDKENIDIDNLTDDDIEIISERLFDPKEMYR
- the aroE gene encoding shikimate dehydrogenase, which gives rise to MVDGKTRILGVIGDPIEHTFSPAMQNAGLDALNLNYIYLPFHVKPNGLKECIEGAKAMGIQGLNVTIPHKTNVMKHLDEIDQVASMIGAVNTIQFISDENNESNQNNEINVTTKGFNTDGYGCLRAINEKTSINKKKVTITGAGGAARAVAFQIASSGIDELSILNRNFTKAESLANDLRSNLSNAGIDISINSCEMDYLKKELDSSDIFIDTTPIGMYPNVNDKPIASADMLHEGLVVNDIVYTPMETSLIKEAKKANAQVVYGYEMLLYQGIRSFEIWLGRDAPADVMEKALLDVLGI
- a CDS encoding DUF2115 domain-containing protein, which translates into the protein MFEELHELLEDKRISKNGLLAILKEKAQKISVFDLMDAHQYILQDVAFVQDKYQDDFRQAYVKQFIGHINNIKNDNTDYDSRGKKERIDKKQFEKSLEDLHNVYDGVNFDKDKVQLIYCLVSLYATFILEEPIHSLDTPFPGNLKIKKLGKFYYCPVKATQKNTEGAVCNICISREIDYDPELNASS
- a CDS encoding ATPase, whose amino-acid sequence is MDDFLSSFVLNEEKKELSDSKKDVMKFLKQIGVDTRFVSFFDDGGDIKLYIENLRFSKFSKKRRETFNRHYPDMMVVRSSLFQKICSRSSKTLAESLSPKERILIPRMDNDYNKFLYIVIEPYSRKYGIRFIEYDENISADGFDSVISPLNLNQEVNHILNDIFDGKGIEWDRKLDLSNIYDFDLKDKDIIFPFINVPQEWINDFLGIEKEYEIDYENEDIAESFMGFLTEINPQFKENVLAASSFLESHQK
- the hisS gene encoding histidine--tRNA ligase translates to MEFERPRGTRDFLFEEMRQRKHAEDILRNVFENYGFCEVQTPLFEDLKLFTTKSGEEIVDQLYNFKDKGDRDLALRPEITAPIARLYLNELQKTSKPIKIYYYGSCFRYERPQKGRFRQFWQFGCELIGAKTPEGEAEVIAMCNDAIEKLGITTAEFNVNHLGIIRGLFNHFDIDTATQREIMVVIDKGDKELLKESLVGDNPIIKDKPELNEVLFKLMDMVGDSSIIEAIDELVSPYEETKEALEEFKELVKTLESFQVFNYKLNLGVARGLDYYTGIVFEVYVEGLGAQKQVCGGGTYNLVKLFGGEDVVSTGFALGFDRLMNAIEELNGKMELEPIVSTYVAAISDSTRHEAFKIAQTLRKDNIATEVDLSRKKFKKILAYANKIGVKYAVLVGERDLEDGKVTVKNMKTGEQGQMPINEVAPFIKTAIEFSS